One window of Thermocoleostomius sinensis A174 genomic DNA carries:
- a CDS encoding sigma-70 family RNA polymerase sigma factor produces MPLEPPGSPDPSLSSQTDAELYLALRVGNTAALGILYDRHAGLVFGLAMKILGVAQEAEDLTQDIFLTLARGCSYDPNRGSLRTFLAILTRSRAIDRLRSRRTAQTAQGRWQPSREQEITANVPLEQVTQTEQSQEVQAALAQLSDNQQQILRMAYYDGLSQSEIAKQLDIPLGTVKARARRGLLKLRESLINYRQ; encoded by the coding sequence ATGCCCCTTGAGCCACCTGGTAGCCCTGACCCCTCCTTGTCAAGTCAAACAGATGCAGAACTTTATCTAGCATTGAGGGTCGGCAATACAGCCGCCCTCGGTATTCTTTACGATCGCCATGCTGGATTGGTGTTTGGGCTGGCTATGAAAATCCTTGGCGTGGCGCAAGAAGCTGAAGACCTCACTCAAGATATTTTTTTGACGCTGGCTAGAGGTTGTTCCTATGATCCAAATCGAGGGAGTTTAAGAACATTTCTAGCGATTTTGACGCGATCGCGAGCAATCGATCGACTTCGATCGCGCCGTACCGCCCAAACCGCCCAGGGACGTTGGCAACCCAGCCGAGAGCAGGAAATTACAGCGAATGTTCCCCTAGAGCAAGTCACCCAAACTGAGCAATCTCAGGAGGTACAAGCCGCACTGGCGCAATTGTCAGACAATCAACAGCAAATTCTTAGAATGGCTTATTACGATGGTCTTAGTCAGTCTGAAATTGCGAAGCAACTGGATATTCCCCTGGGCACTGTCAAAGCCAGAGCACGAAGGGGGTTGTTAAAATTACGCGAATCTCTTATCAATTATCGTCAATAA